In one Fusarium falciforme chromosome 5, complete sequence genomic region, the following are encoded:
- a CDS encoding Cocaine esterase, which translates to MPPPEMSFKPPIEPIDAPKVGTGGYVGLNPHSEVLPAGWKYDHPKSRAIPSDVLVEHDVPITMRDGAILRADVVRPPDSDEPVPAIVCWSPFGKKFNGLMSLDLMVPWDLGIPAGTLSGLEKFEGPDPANWVPKGYAVVNIDSRGTGDSEGVMVIMGTQEAEDGYDAIEAIAKMPWCSGSVGLAGNSHLAIVQWFIAALRPPSLKCIAPWEGCGDLYREQFARGGIYAGDLFDKLIIKYMLQGRHGVESFREMFKQHPLANAWWNDKRPDMSKINIPTYITGTWTNTMHGMGAIRGWLEVDTPHKWLRWHPWQEWYDLWGNPQAEEELFSFFGHFLKGNDNGWEKTPRVRIAVLRFGNKEPQSYENIVEEDFPLPRTDYRKLFLTSEKRLVPTPQHSSVPSYVSYNSETDDRAEFTYVFEETTQLVGLPKAVLYMACPTHDDMDVFVLLEKLNAQGNVMFNLNIPWSSITVSSFDDMEDKDKTEVVLYRGPLGILRASHRAIDEDRSMHPHWPFHPHEKEEKITPGEIVRLDIGIWAMGIEYEAGEALRVVISGRNLGVSNFGTLEHVKNKGVHRVYCSEEYPSHLVLPFV; encoded by the coding sequence ATGCCGCCTCCTGAAATGTCTTTCAAACCCCCGATTGAGCCCATCGATGCCCCCAAGGTCGGGACAGGTGGCTATGTCGGCCTCAACCCTCACTCCGAGGTACTCCCCGCAGGCTGGAAATATGACCATCCCAAATCGCGTGCGATACCCTCAGACGTCCTTGTTGAGCACGATGTTCCCATCACAATGCGTGATGGAGCCATCCTCCGAGCAGACGTCGTCAGACCGCCGGATAGCGACGAGCCCGTCCCGGCAATTGTTTGCTGGTCTCCCTTTGGCAAGAAGTTCAATGGGCTCATGTCGCTTGATCTCATGGTCCCCTGGGACCTGGGGATCCCTGCAGGCACCTTGTCCGGCCTGGAGAAGTTTGAAGGACCTGACCCAGCTAACTGGGTACCCAAAGGCTACGCTGTTGTGAACATCGATTCACGAGGTACAGGCGATAGCGAAGGCGTCATGGTCATCATGGGCACTcaagaggccgaggatgGATACGATGCCATCGAAGCCATTGCCAAGATGCCTTGGTGCAGCGGCTCCGTCGGACTTGCAGGGAACTCGCACCTCGCCATCGTCCAGTGGTTTATCGCGGCACTGAGGCCGCCAAGCCTCAAGTGCATCGCTCCCTGGGAGGGCTGTGGAGACCTCTATCGCGAGCAGTTTGCTAGAGGTGGCATTTACGCCGGTGATCTCTttgacaagctcatcatcaagtACATGCTGCAAGGCAGGCATGGTGTAGAGAGCTTCCGAGAGATGTTCAAACAACACCCCCTCGCCAACGCCTGGTGGAACGACAAGCGACCGGACATGAGCAAGATCAACATTCCGACATACATCACAGGAACCTGGACCAATACAATGCACGGCATGGGCGCCATTCGCGGCTGGCTCGAGGTCGACACGCCTCACAAGTGGCTGCGATGGCATCCCTGGCAGGAATGGTATGACCTGTGGGGAAACCCgcaagcagaagaagagctcttttctttcttcggCCATTTCCTGAAAGGCAACGATAATGGCTGGGAGAAAACACCGCGTGTGCGCATTGCGGTGTTGAGGTTTGGCAACAAGGAGCCACAGTCCTACGAGAACATCGTTGAAGAGGATTTCCCTCTCCCAAGAACAGATTACAGAAAGTTGTTTCTCACATCGGAAAAACGTCTTGTGCCTACACCTCAGCACTCTTCGGTACCGTCCTATGTCTCATACAACTCGGAAACAGACGACCGCGCCGAGTTCACCTACGTATTTGAAGAAACAACCCAGCTTGTGGGACTTCCCAAAGCTGTGTTATACATGGCTTGCCCGACTCACGATGACATGGATGTTTTTGTCCTCTTGGAGAAGCTGAATGCACAGGGAAACGTCATGTTCAACCTTAATATCCCATGGAGCTCAATTACCGTTTCATCATTTGACGACatggaggacaaggacaaaaCCGAAGTCGTCCTGTACCGGGGGCCATTGGGGATCTTGAGAGCATCGCATCGAGCCATTGACGAGGACCGGAGCATGCATCCACACTGGCCGTTCCACCCCcatgagaaggaggagaagatcacGCCCGGCGAGATTGTGAGGCTCGATATAGGGATATGGGCCATGGGAATCGAGTATGAGGCGGGGGAGGCGCTTCGCGTGGTTATTAGTGGACGCAATCTGGGCGTCAGTAATTTTGGAACCTTGGAGCATGTGAAGAATAAGGGTGTGCACAGGGTATATTGCTCTGAGGAGTATCCAAGCCATCTAGTGCTGCCTTTTGTCTAG
- a CDS encoding MFS domain-containing protein encodes MSFHTADDAHDHKSSTEGHGMGKSISQKIEHVEESQGTIVDFDDSIEDTKPSRSVWLITFTVAMGGFLFGYDTGVISAVLVTLGDDLGHELDSHEQELVTSITSGGALIGALIAGLPADKYGRKLGIYIGCALFLIGSVIQAAAFNLAAMTAGRLIVGLGVGSAAMIIPLYIGELAPAKYRGRMIAFDNLSVTLGQLVSYGLGAAFTDVPHGWRYMVAVGGVPPIILAALLPRCPESPRQLIAHGKRDEAEKCLRQVYPDATDEQMKAKVDRLVWTVEVESQVVSDKSLWWQFKQLHCVPSNLRALISACTVMAISQLGGFNTLMYYSATLFSLVGFNKPTAVAIVVGATNFLFTFVNMVVIDKAGRRIILLVTVLGMALSMVVAAVAFHWIPISKDLVLQADSVNWAGIVVLVTIILYVAFFASGVATIGWVGTELLPLEVRALGTMMNTVTCWGCNIIIASTFLSMMKGMTPSGAFGFYAGICFFGWLFVVFFYPEVKGLPLEEVRKVFENGFDVKLAAQMQRELKVSSQMSQASMGSKA; translated from the exons ATGTCTTTCCACACGGCTGATGATGCCCATGACCACAAGTCCTCGACAGAGGGCCATGGGATGGGCAAGTCGATATCGCAAAAGATTGAGCACGTCGAGGAGTCCCAGGGCACCATTGTTGATTTTGATGATTCCATTGAAGACACCAAGCCCTCCAGATCCGTGTGGCTGATCACCTTTACTGTCGCTATGGGTGGATTCTTGTTTG GCTACGACACTGGTGTTATCTCTGCTGTGCTCGTCACCCTCGGGGATGATCTGGGCCACGAACTTGACTCCCATGAGCAGGAGCTGGTTACCTCCATCACCTCTGGCGGTGCCCTCATCGGTGCTCTGATCGCTGGTCTGCCTGCTGACAAGTACGGCCGCAAGCTGGGAATCTACATTGGCTGTGCCCTGTTTCTCATTGGATCAGTCATCCAGGCAGCGGCATTCAATCTTGCGGCAATGACTGCTGGACGCTTGATCGTTGGCCTGGGTGTCGGATCGGCTGCCATGATTATT CCTCTCTATATCGGTGAGCTGGCTCCTGCCAAGTACCGAGGTCGCATGATTGCTTTTGACAACCTTAGCGTCACTCTGGGTCAGCTCGTCTCATACGGTCTCGGTGCCGCCTTTACTGATGTTCCCCATGGCTGGAGATACATGGTAGCCGTCGGAGGTGTCCCGCCCATCATTTTGGCCGCTCTCCTCCCTCGATGCCCTGAATCGCCCCGTCAACTTATTGCTCATGGCAAGCGGGATGAAGCGGAGAAGTGCTTGCGCCAGGTCTATCCCGATGCTACCGATGAGCAGATGAAGGCCAAGGTTGATCGACTTGTGTGGActgttgaggttgagtcTCAGGTTGTGTCCGACAAGTCTCTCTGGTGGCAGTTTAAGCAGCTGCATTGCGTCCCTTCGAATCTTCGAGCCCTCATCTCTGCCTGCACTGTCATGGCCA TTTCCCAACTTGGTGGTTTCAACACCCTCATGTACTACTCCGCCACCCTGTTCTCTCTCGTTGGGTTCAACAAGCCCACCGCTGTCGCCATCGTTGTCGGTGCCACCAACTTTCTGTTCACGTTTGTCAACATGGTCGTTATCGACAAGGCTGGCCGTCGTATCATCTTGCTTGTAACTGTCCTCGGCATG GCTCTGAGCATGGTAGTTGCCGCGGTTGCCTTTCACTGGATCCCTATCTCTAAGGACCTCGTTCTCCAGGCTGATTCAGTCAACTGGGCCGGCATTGTGGTTCTCGTCACCATCATCCTTTACGTCGCTTTCTTCGCCAGTGGTGTCGCAACTATCGGCTGGGTTGGAACCGAACTGTTGCCTCTCGAAGTTCGCGCTCTCGGTACTATGATGAACACTGTCACTTGCTGGGGTTGCAACATCATCATTGCGTCTACGTTCCTTTCCATGATGAAGGGCATGACGCCAAGCGGTGCTTTTGGCTTTTACGCTGGCATTTGCTTCTTCGGCTGGCTCTTTGTCGTCTTCTTTTACCCCGAGGTCAAGGGACTCCCTCTGGAGGAAGTCAGAAAGGTCTTTGAGAACGGTTTTGATGTCAAGCTGGCTGCTCAGATGCAGCGCGAGCTCAAGGTTTCGAGCCAAATGTCTCAGGCCTCTATGGGTTCTAAGGCCTGA
- a CDS encoding Endopolygalacturonase 1, giving the protein MISSLFMLAGFAASALAHPTSLEARAGCTFTDAASAIAGKGSCSTIILNNIAVPAGTTLDLTKLKDGTHVIFQGKTTFGYKEWEGPLIAFTGNNLLIEGASGHSIDCQGQRWWDTKGSNGGKTKPKFFSAHSLKNSNIKNLNVLNTPVQAFSINGVTNLGVYGVHMDNSLGDTQGGHNTDAFDVGSSTGVYISGAVVKNQDDCLAINSGTNITFTGGNCSGGHGLSIGSVGGRSDNVVKTVRILNSVIANSDNGVRIKTVYGATGSVSDVKYDTITLQNIAKYGIVIEQDYDNGSPKGTPSAGVPITDVTINKVVGTVKSSGTDVYILCASCKNWTWTGNSVTGGKKSDKCKGVPTGASC; this is encoded by the exons ATGATTTCCTCTTTGTTCATGCTCGCTGGCTTTGCCGCCTCGGCCCTTGCCCACCCAACCTCTCTGGAAGCTCGCGCTGGCTGCACTTTCACTGACGCTGCCTCTGCTATCGCGGGCAAGGGCAGCTGCTCGaccatcatcctcaacaacATTGCTGTCCCTGCGGGAACTACTCTGGACTtgaccaagctcaaggatggcACTCAT GTCATCTTCCAGGGCAAGACTACCTTTGGCTACAAGGAATGGGAGGGCCCTCTCATTGCCTTTACCGGAAACAACCTTCTTATTGAGGGAGCCTCTGGCCACTCCATTGACTGCCAGGGCCAGCGCTGGTGGGATACCAAGGGAAGCAACGGCGGCAAGACCAAGCCCAAGTTCTTCAGCGCCCACTCTCTCAAGAACTCCAACATCAAGAACCTCAACGTCCTGAACACCCCTGTTCAGGCCTTCAGCATCAACGGCGTCACCAACCTTGGCGTCTACGGTGTTCACATGGACAACTCTCTGGGCGACACCCAGGGTGGACACAACACTGATGCTTTTGACGTTGGATCATCCACCGGTGTTTACATCTCTGGTGCTGTTGTCAAGAACCAGGACGACTGCCTCGCCATCAATTCTGGCACCAACATCACCTTCACTGGAGGAAACTGCAGCGGTGGCCATGGCCTGTCTATCGGTTCCGTTGGTGGCCGCTCGGACAATGTTGTCAAGACTGTCCGCATTCTCAACTCGGTCATTGCCAACTCTGACAACGGTGTCCGCATCAAGACTGTTTACGGAGCTACCGGCTCTGTTTCTGATGTCAAATATGACACGATCACCCTCCAAAACATTGCCAAGTACGGCATCGTCATTGAGCAGGATTATGACAACGGCTCTCCCAAGGGTACTCCCAGTGCTGGTGTTCCCATCACTGatgtcaccatcaacaaggtCGTTGGCACTGTCAAGTCGAGTGGAACCGACGTTTATATTCTCTGCGCCAGCTGCAAGAACTGGACCTGGACTGGCAACAGTGTCACTGGTGGCAAGAAGTCTGATAAGTGCAAGGGAGTCCCTACTGGAGCTTCTTGTTAA
- a CDS encoding Phytanoyl-dioxygenase, with product MVINSEPISFKLSSSVTEAQPKSQKSLQAVPSGPNRLFAKPGVAYGDWRDDLVRDGFVVVKGAVPHERAEQYGNDILSYLENFQGGLGFKRDDPTTIKNDNLPVITEKGMILGYGIAHESFTWAIRQEPGVVEAFERAYDTKDLIVSFDAINTAFPGRTDVKPNKPWPHQDQDPEKPGFRCLQGLVNIFPNGDRDGGLIVCKGAHLLSEEFHEAFKNEPDKIWAWTNEWYGFTDTGLEWLKQKGCEWIKINAEPGDLLLWDSRTPHYNVSPEGEVPRFCTYTCYMPVAEATQEDLVRKKAAFDNLQSTTHWPNAMHVGGIPILRDGKPCPYNTGRPRKAPVLSERGFQLTGIPYIRA from the exons ATGGTTATCAACAGCGAGCCGATCTCTTTCAAGTTGAGTTCCAGTGTTACTGAGGCCCAGCCCAAGAGTCAGAAGTCTCTCCAAGCGGTGCCTTCTGGCCCTAATAGGCTTTTCGCCAAACCTGGAGTGGCTTATGGCGACTGGAGAGATGACCTGGTCCGGGATGGATTTGTTGTTGTCAAAGGCGCTGTCCCTCACGAAAGGGCCGAGCAATACGGCAACGATATCCTCTCCTACCTTGAGAACTT TCAGGGCGGACTTGGCTTTAAGAGAGACGATCCAACCACGATCAAGAATGACAACCTGCCAGTAATCACCGAAAAAGGGATGATTCTTGGATATGGAATTGCTCATGAGTCCTTCACCTGGGCCATCCGTCAAGAGCCGGGAGTCGTCGAGGCCTTTGAGCGTGCATACGACACGAAGGACCTGATCGTGTCCTTTGACGCCATCAACACTGCCTTTCCTGGGCGCACCGACGTCAAACCCAACAAGCCTTGGCCTCACCAGGATCAGGACCCAGAGAAGCCAGGTTTCCGCTGCCTCCAGGGCCTGGTCAACATCTTCCCCAACGGTGACCGGGATGGAGGCCTGATTGTGTGCAAGGGCGCCCATCTGCTGAGCGAAGAATTCCACGAAGCATTCAAAAACGAGCCAGACAAGATCTGGGCTTGGACAAACGAGTGGTACGGCTTCACCGACACTGGTCTCGAGTGGTTGAAGCAGAAGGGGTGCGAGTGGATCAAGATCAACGCGGAGCCTGGCGACCTTCTTCTCTGGGACAGCCGCACGCCCCATTACAACGTCAGCCCAGAGGGTGAGGTGCCACGATTCTGCACTTACACATGCTACATGCCCGTGGCCGAGGCGACGCAGGAGGACCTCGTCCGCAAGAAGGCGGCTTTCGACAACTTACAGAGCACTACTCACTGGCCAAACGCCATGCATGTAGGCGGCATCCCTATCCTGCGCGATGGGAAGCCTTGCCCTTATAATACtgggaggccaaggaagGCGCCAGTTCTCTCCGAGCGTGGCTTTCAGTTGACGGGGATTCCCTATATCCGGGCTTAG
- a CDS encoding Zn(2)-C6 fungal-type domain-containing protein, whose protein sequence is MAAGMDTEPTQGSIAASAGAGSTKRRRLNFACNYCRARKTRCDEQQPSCQACLLAGVPCVTEDRRKPGQWVQRREAGKGLDASSARSASPLEEHRAADADNCHARSPVDSRAASIIPLARTDMTGSESGSQAQDGASTAQTLSNRLPIWCQSEAANSFEILTEWLDLAFHRLSIPYRVGVNQGTESGASNTTPNPRHGLVQLQPSRTVPDIPDAQTVEKLIQVFKEETHAFFPVLRLDLARAEALQACQLSANTNQIEAIDLNLLRTLLLLAAGGFHQQEQKDFTKHTLTLARDSLGHLIGSVSIDTVEVLFLFSVCLRLNDELASAWTTLGLCISLAACLGLHRPSAKHSPVSQHRHPVWWAIYSYEKFFSFQLGHTSSISDEGYDNHDDINSNWANTKPHEFVLTMARVLSKVSRRCVEARRKEDLASNRDLEAAIKEKVHATGESLLMLVDWAEALPQYIRPTSNSLPVSQDDEAIASFISLYYHNAILMVSRNCLLISNLALHKAVEIIAKGSPWEHVIRNGQYLVASSARKMVHLLAENEGARRPALVPCYFSPLHAFYVLAICILKQPDSRVSRMDQSLLETAADMVHCSCLGLEADRLECVIEGVLNLTSNAITAARGSSQSNRTVDGNTTETLGPSENSGELLSWPETGDAVSLHGPRPLDPINPGPFVQVVNNTRFDPNAGDMYTSPMLPDKIGCDWAHFEDFLARLEEDNPLPSISDSLV, encoded by the exons ATGGCTGCCGGAATGGATACCGAGCCAACTCAAGGATCCATCGCAGCCTCTGCCGGAGCAGGCTCGACCAAACGGCGGCGATTGAATTTTGCCTGTAACTACTGCCGGGCCCGAAAAACCCGATGCGATGAACAACAGCCATCCTGCCAAGCTTGTCTGCTCGCCGGTGTCCCCTGTGTCACCGAGGACCGCCGAAAACCCGGACAGTGGGTTCAGCGGCGTGAGGCGGGCAAGGGGCTTGATGCCTCTTCCGCGCGTTCAGCAAGCCCGCTGGAAGAGCATCGCGCAGCAGACGCGGACAACTGCCATGCAAGGTCACCGGTGGATTCAAGAGCTGCGTCTATCATACCTCTAGCAAGGACGGACATGACCGGGAGCGAATCGGGGTCGCAGGCTCAGGATGGGGCCTCAACCGCCCAGACGCTCAGCAACCGCTTGCCAATTTGGTGCCAGAGCGAAGCAGCCAACTCGTTTGAGATATTGACAGAGTGGCTCGATTTGGCCTTTCACCGACTGAGCATCCCATACCGGGTTGGCGTCAATCAAGGCACCGAGTCGGGCGCAAGTAATACGACACCCAACCCGCGCCACGGTCTTGTTCAACTGCAACCCTCACGAACTGTTCCTGATATCCCTGACGCCCAGACCGTGGAGAAACTCATCCAAGTGTTCAAGGAAGAAACTCACGCTTTTTTCCCTGTCCTCCGCTTGGACCTCGCCCGTGCTGAAGCTTTGCAAGCCTGCCAACTTTCTGCAAATACAAATCAAATTGAGGCCATCGATCTGAACTTGCTGAGAACACTACTCTTGCTCGCGGCTGGGGGTTTCCATCAGCAAGAGCAGAAGGACTTTACGAAACATACATTGACCCTCGCCAGAGACTCTCTCGGTCATTTGATAGGGTCGGTAAGCATCGATACAGTTGAGGTCCTGTTCCTCTTTTCTGTCTGTCTGAGACTGAACGATGAGCTTGCTTCAGCCTGGACAACGCTCGGTCTCTGCATCTCACTGGCTGCTTGCCTCGGGCTCCACAGGCCGAGTGCAAAGCACTCTCCCGTTTCTCAGCACCGTCACCCTGTCTGGTGGGCCATCTATAGCTACGAGAAgtttttctcttttcaacTTGGGCATACGTCGAGCATTTCGGATGAAGGCTATGACAACCATGATGACATTAATTCGAATTGGGCAAATACGAAGCCGCACGAGTTTGTTTTGACCATGGCTCGGGTCCTGAGCAAAGTGAGCCGAAGGTGTGTTGAGGCGCGGCGAAAAGAGGATTTGGCAAGCAACAGAGACTTGGAGGCAGCTATTAAAGAAAAGGTTCACGCAACGGGCGAGTCTCTTCTCATGTTGGTGGATTGGGCCGAGGCGCTTCCACAATATATCAG ACCAACTTCTAACTCGCTACCTGTGTCtcaagatgatgaagctatagcatccttcatctctctCTACTATCATAATGC GATCCTCATGGTTTCTCGCAACTGTCTCCTAATCAGTAACTTAGCCCTGCACAAGGCTGTCGAGATTATTGCCAAGGGGAGCCCGTGGGAACATGTAATCCGCAACGGACAATACTTAGTGGCCAGTTCCGCCCGCAAGATGGTGCATCTCCTCGCCGAGAACGAGGGGGCGCGAAGACCTGCACTCGTGCCCTGCTACTTCTCGCCTTTGCACGCGTTCTACGTCCTAGCTATCTGCATCTTGAAGCAGCCAGATTCGAGAGTCTCTCGAATGGATCAAAGC CTGCTGGAGACTGCTGCTGATATGGTGCATTGCTCGTGTCTGGGGCTGGAAGCCGACCGCCTAGAGTGTGTGATTGAAGGCGTTCTGAACCTAACCTCCAACGCCATCACTGCGGCCCGGGGTTCTTCCCAAAGCAACCGCACCGTGGATGGAAATACCACCGAGACCTTGGGACCTTCCGAGAACAGCGGTGAGCTCCTGTCCTGGCCAGAAACAGGCGATGCCGTTTCGTTGCATGGACCGAGGCCACTGGACCCAATCAACCCAGGCCCCTTTGTCCAGGTGGTAAATAACACGCGTTTCGACCCGAACGCTGGAGATATGTATACTTCTCCGATGTTACCGGACAAAATCGGGTGTGACTGGGCTCATTTTGAGGATTTTTTAGCAAGGCTAGAGGAAGATAATCCCTTGCCCTCTATAAGCGATAGTTTAGTATAA